In Labrys wisconsinensis, the following proteins share a genomic window:
- a CDS encoding SDR family NAD(P)-dependent oxidoreductase, translated as MVLLENKVAVVTGASSGLGRAIALAYAREGARVVLADLREEPVEGGLPTLELIRQSGGTAISRPTDVSQWADIDELVTAAVETYGRLDVMVNNAATYTSTNLVETAEDQWQRVIAVNLTGVFFGCKRAVRQMLKQEAVNEVRGRIVNISSQHGMVASPGDLPYGVSKGGVVQMTRQVAVDHAKDLIVCNAVAPGKIITGKPGIANDPQALDYSVRRTPWPRLGRPEDVAGAALFLASDLATYVTGINLLVDGGWMAG; from the coding sequence ATGGTGCTGCTCGAGAACAAGGTCGCGGTGGTCACCGGCGCGAGCTCGGGCCTGGGGCGGGCGATCGCCCTTGCCTATGCCCGCGAGGGCGCGCGCGTCGTCCTCGCCGACCTGCGCGAGGAGCCGGTCGAGGGCGGCCTGCCCACCCTGGAGCTCATCCGGCAATCCGGCGGCACCGCGATCAGCCGTCCCACCGACGTGTCGCAATGGGCCGATATCGATGAGCTGGTGACGGCGGCGGTCGAGACCTATGGTCGCCTCGACGTGATGGTGAACAATGCCGCGACCTATACCAGCACCAACCTGGTCGAGACGGCGGAGGACCAATGGCAGCGCGTGATCGCGGTCAATCTCACCGGCGTCTTCTTCGGCTGCAAGCGGGCCGTCCGGCAGATGCTGAAGCAGGAGGCGGTCAACGAGGTGCGGGGGCGCATCGTCAACATCTCCTCCCAGCACGGCATGGTCGCCTCGCCCGGGGACCTGCCCTATGGCGTCAGCAAGGGCGGCGTGGTGCAGATGACGCGCCAGGTCGCGGTCGATCACGCCAAGGACCTCATCGTCTGCAATGCGGTCGCCCCGGGCAAGATCATCACCGGCAAGCCCGGCATCGCCAATGATCCCCAGGCCCTCGACTATTCCGTGCGCCGCACGCCCTGGCCTCGGCTCGGGCGCCCCGAGGACGTGGCCGGCGCGGCCCTGTTCCTGGCAAGCGACCTCGCAACCTACGTGACCGGCATCAATCTGCTCGTCGATGGCGGCTGGATGGCTGGTTAG
- a CDS encoding ABC transporter permease, with protein MTAKADVIGAVPQVRLSSLVLRYSLHLLFVGVILAFSLALPRTYPTLINAQTIASTNAVLALLALAAIPTLVSGQFDLSIGFQLALAQSLCAGLIVYGGLSPLVAIGLTLAVGLALGAMNGWLVAYCGLNAFITTLATGIVIQGATQWYTDGTSIFGAMPGAFLGFGRATVLGVPLPCIYVILAGCALWFAYEHTSWGRRAFAIGGNSRAAELVGIPIRRMTLQAFVLGSLLSAVAGVLSAAMLGSANPNIGVNFLLPAFAAVFLGAAPLGPGRFNSWGTILAVYTLAAGIAGLQQLGAAFYVEQFFNGGALLAAIVLARWMALKRARTIA; from the coding sequence ATGACCGCCAAGGCCGATGTCATAGGGGCCGTCCCGCAGGTGCGCCTGTCGAGCCTCGTCCTGCGATACAGCCTGCACCTGCTGTTCGTGGGGGTCATCCTCGCGTTTTCCCTCGCCCTGCCCAGGACCTATCCCACGCTCATCAACGCGCAGACGATCGCGTCGACGAATGCCGTTCTCGCCCTGCTGGCGCTTGCGGCCATCCCGACGCTGGTCTCGGGCCAGTTCGATCTCTCGATCGGGTTCCAGCTCGCCCTCGCCCAGTCGCTCTGCGCAGGCCTGATCGTCTATGGGGGGCTGTCGCCCCTGGTCGCCATAGGGCTGACGCTGGCCGTCGGACTGGCGCTCGGGGCCATGAACGGCTGGCTCGTCGCCTATTGCGGGCTCAACGCCTTCATCACGACATTGGCCACCGGGATCGTCATTCAGGGAGCGACCCAGTGGTATACGGATGGAACATCCATCTTCGGCGCGATGCCGGGCGCCTTCCTCGGCTTCGGGCGGGCCACCGTTCTCGGCGTGCCGCTCCCCTGCATCTATGTCATCCTTGCCGGCTGCGCCCTGTGGTTTGCCTATGAGCACACGTCCTGGGGACGTCGTGCCTTCGCGATCGGAGGCAACAGCCGGGCGGCCGAGCTCGTCGGCATTCCGATACGGCGCATGACGCTCCAGGCGTTCGTCCTCGGCAGCCTGCTTTCCGCCGTCGCCGGCGTTCTTTCGGCGGCGATGCTCGGCTCGGCCAATCCCAATATCGGCGTGAACTTCCTGCTGCCGGCCTTCGCCGCAGTCTTCCTCGGCGCAGCGCCGCTGGGCCCGGGACGTTTCAACAGCTGGGGAACGATTCTCGCGGTCTATACGCTGGCAGCCGGAATCGCCGGTCTCCAGCAACTCGGCGCGGCCTTCTACGTGGAGCAGTTCTTCAACGGCGGGGCGCTGCTCGCGGCGATCGTTCTCGCGCGCTGGATGGCCTTGAAGCGAGCCCGGACAATCGCCTGA
- a CDS encoding sugar ABC transporter ATP-binding protein, which translates to MGQAVTTGALLSAKGIVKSFGGVRALSGIDLDLQAGEVHALLGENGAGKSTVIKVLAGIHRPDEGMVAIGGRTLPVGFGPSDVAAAGLRFVHQDLGLVDTLPVYENMAFQTGFVCRAGIIDKKACIAAATRALARLGAGIDPRSMVGELSHADKTIVALARAMQGEANVIVLDEVTASLPSPDAARIHDAVRAAKEHGTAFLYVTHRLEDVFSLCDRATVLADGRNVASCEVSTIGMADIVRWITGSEPRPRRTATASAIDGSSRLTGRTLAGREIEVPIDIDLRAGEILGVTGIRGSGYDRLCRWLAGIESCPGGEIRLDGRRLSGDPRQARSVGVDIVLGDRSLAAFADLTVRENLFPAALTGGRRREGERAADSLGRLDVRPARAAERIMATLSGGNQQKVIFARALDRLPRVIVFIDPTAGVDIGARRDLHDLVRHAARAGTAILYGSSDFEEIVDIADSVVVVRRGAPASRLAVGELDWNILMRVAQDASSDPTALRELSA; encoded by the coding sequence GTGGGTCAAGCAGTGACGACGGGCGCTCTTCTCTCGGCGAAAGGCATCGTCAAGAGCTTCGGCGGTGTTCGTGCTCTCTCCGGCATCGATCTCGACTTGCAGGCGGGCGAGGTTCACGCCCTTCTCGGCGAGAACGGCGCCGGCAAGTCCACGGTGATCAAGGTGCTCGCAGGCATCCATCGGCCGGACGAAGGCATGGTCGCGATCGGCGGGCGGACCTTGCCGGTCGGCTTCGGACCCTCCGACGTGGCCGCCGCCGGGCTTCGCTTCGTCCATCAGGACCTCGGCCTCGTCGACACCCTGCCGGTCTACGAGAACATGGCATTCCAGACCGGGTTCGTCTGCCGCGCCGGAATCATCGACAAGAAGGCCTGCATCGCCGCGGCAACCAGGGCGCTCGCCCGCCTCGGAGCCGGCATCGATCCGCGAAGCATGGTGGGCGAACTCTCCCACGCCGACAAGACCATCGTCGCGCTCGCCCGCGCGATGCAGGGCGAGGCGAACGTCATCGTGCTCGACGAGGTGACGGCCAGCCTTCCCTCTCCCGACGCTGCTCGCATCCACGATGCCGTGCGAGCCGCGAAGGAGCACGGCACCGCCTTTCTCTATGTGACGCATCGCCTCGAGGACGTGTTCTCCCTGTGCGATCGGGCCACCGTGCTCGCCGACGGCCGCAACGTGGCGAGCTGCGAGGTCTCGACAATCGGGATGGCCGATATCGTGCGCTGGATTACCGGCAGCGAACCACGGCCGCGCCGGACGGCGACGGCCTCGGCGATCGACGGATCGAGCCGTCTGACCGGCCGGACCCTCGCCGGAAGGGAGATCGAGGTGCCGATCGACATCGATCTGCGCGCAGGCGAGATCCTCGGGGTGACCGGCATCCGAGGCTCGGGCTATGATCGCCTTTGCCGCTGGCTCGCCGGCATCGAGTCCTGCCCGGGCGGGGAAATCCGTCTCGACGGCAGGAGACTGAGCGGCGACCCCAGACAGGCCCGCAGCGTCGGCGTGGACATCGTCTTGGGTGACCGCTCCCTGGCCGCCTTCGCCGATCTCACCGTGCGCGAGAACCTCTTTCCCGCGGCCCTGACTGGCGGGCGCCGTCGGGAAGGCGAACGAGCGGCCGACTCCCTCGGGCGCCTCGACGTCCGTCCCGCGCGTGCCGCGGAACGGATCATGGCGACGTTGAGCGGCGGCAACCAGCAGAAGGTGATCTTTGCGCGGGCGCTGGACCGCCTGCCCAGGGTGATCGTGTTCATCGACCCGACCGCCGGCGTCGATATCGGCGCACGTCGGGACCTGCACGACCTGGTCCGCCATGCCGCGCGGGCCGGCACCGCGATCCTCTATGGCTCGAGCGATTTCGAGGAGATCGTCGACATCGCCGACAGCGTCGTCGTCGTGCGCCGCGGCGCGCCCGCCAGCAGGCTGGCCGTGGGCGAACTCGACTGGAACATCCTTATGAGGGTCGCGCAAGACGCCTCCAGCGATCCCACCGCCCTCCGGGAGCTTTCCGCATGA
- a CDS encoding sugar ABC transporter substrate-binding protein, producing MWELYIFAEADPPVPSPDGRARPQRPPLREETMLKRVCGALLAGACVIVSVAAAAADLSVDQARQPLAAWPGPTQAVQVKAGKTIYVITCSSQGIGCVRAANGVVAAGQELGWKVQVIDGRGDPGAWNGAILSAIAAGADGIVLAAVPPMLVGDALDRAKSAGIVVVSVFNPVPAEAGGLFAWVRPDHEAQGRLVAAWVAKDSGGAAKVLLVEDNQFPELAQRSKGFREGLASCGGCTIIESVESTIGTMAQRLPGAVASALSRHPDVTYLVAPFDSNAFFAAEGVRQAGRTGAIKVAGYEGDPQSIAAIRDGNQAMTIANPAEWMGWEAADELARAFAGASAADVSVPFRLIDAGNAPATAGWTGDVDYAAEFRKLWVKQ from the coding sequence GTGTGGGAATTATATATTTTTGCGGAGGCAGATCCACCTGTACCGTCCCCGGATGGACGAGCCCGACCTCAGAGGCCGCCACTTCGGGAGGAGACCATGTTGAAGAGGGTGTGCGGCGCGCTTCTGGCGGGCGCCTGCGTGATCGTATCCGTCGCGGCAGCCGCCGCCGATCTGTCCGTCGATCAGGCTCGCCAACCCCTGGCAGCCTGGCCCGGCCCCACCCAGGCCGTCCAGGTCAAGGCCGGCAAGACGATCTACGTGATCACCTGCTCCTCGCAGGGCATCGGCTGCGTGCGGGCTGCCAATGGCGTCGTTGCGGCCGGCCAGGAGCTCGGCTGGAAGGTCCAGGTCATCGACGGCCGGGGCGACCCCGGCGCCTGGAACGGCGCGATCCTGTCGGCGATTGCCGCAGGCGCGGACGGCATCGTCCTCGCCGCGGTTCCGCCGATGCTGGTCGGCGACGCTCTCGACCGGGCGAAATCCGCCGGCATCGTCGTCGTCTCGGTCTTCAATCCGGTGCCTGCCGAGGCGGGTGGCCTGTTCGCCTGGGTCCGGCCGGATCACGAGGCTCAGGGCAGGCTCGTCGCCGCCTGGGTGGCCAAGGACAGCGGCGGGGCGGCCAAGGTGCTGCTCGTGGAGGACAATCAGTTTCCCGAGCTTGCCCAGCGATCCAAGGGATTCCGGGAGGGCCTCGCTTCCTGCGGCGGCTGCACGATCATCGAGAGCGTGGAGTCGACGATCGGCACCATGGCCCAGCGCCTGCCGGGGGCCGTCGCCTCGGCCTTGAGCCGGCATCCCGACGTGACCTATCTCGTGGCACCGTTCGATTCGAATGCCTTCTTTGCAGCCGAAGGCGTGCGTCAGGCCGGACGGACGGGCGCGATAAAGGTTGCCGGCTACGAAGGAGACCCTCAGAGCATTGCCGCCATCCGCGACGGCAATCAGGCGATGACCATCGCCAATCCGGCGGAATGGATGGGGTGGGAGGCAGCCGACGAGCTGGCGCGGGCCTTCGCGGGTGCCTCCGCCGCTGACGTATCGGTCCCCTTCCGCTTGATCGATGCCGGCAATGCCCCTGCCACCGCAGGCTGGACCGGCGATGTCGATTACGCCGCCGAGTTCCGCAAGCTGTGGGTCAAGCAGTGA
- a CDS encoding LysR family transcriptional regulator — protein sequence MDLPPQKYIIPTRYIAVRLWLERSMQRVFASQTTLHKLELFCMVCELQSVTRVADRMSVAQPVVTAHIRFLEEKLGVRLFERSGRRLVLTPAGKRVHVWANDVITRTRELERELDLSVDGEAGNAIVAASMTVASYVLPPLFAAFRQRHRHGGISVQISNPQLVTAAVRDGSCDFGVCILDPRHDVDGLDVERLWIEQLILVAAAGSTLVGDVATADEIGRLPFVSSPRNQVRRELEEDGLRAHGIVDRRIMLEFGHPEAMKQAVRSGAGVAFVMETSVRDELERGLLRHVRTPGLDLPIPVFLVHRRGKGFSEFQARLMAFVRDAVVAERPPGDGGVTKPQ from the coding sequence GTGGATCTGCCTCCGCAAAAATATATAATTCCCACACGATACATAGCCGTTCGACTATGGTTGGAGCGCTCCATGCAACGTGTCTTCGCGTCTCAAACCACTCTGCACAAGCTCGAGCTGTTCTGCATGGTGTGCGAGCTGCAGAGCGTGACGCGCGTCGCCGACCGCATGAGCGTGGCCCAGCCGGTCGTGACGGCCCATATCCGCTTCCTGGAAGAGAAGCTGGGCGTCCGGCTCTTCGAGCGCAGCGGCCGGCGACTGGTCCTCACGCCGGCCGGCAAGCGCGTCCACGTCTGGGCGAACGACGTGATCACGCGGACGCGGGAGCTGGAGCGCGAGCTCGACCTATCGGTCGACGGCGAGGCGGGAAATGCCATCGTCGCGGCGTCGATGACGGTTGCGTCCTATGTGCTGCCGCCGCTCTTCGCCGCGTTCCGGCAGCGCCATCGCCATGGCGGGATCAGCGTGCAGATCTCCAATCCGCAACTGGTGACCGCCGCCGTGCGGGATGGATCATGCGACTTCGGCGTCTGCATTCTCGATCCGCGGCACGATGTCGACGGGCTCGATGTCGAGCGCCTGTGGATCGAGCAGCTCATCCTCGTGGCGGCCGCCGGCAGCACCCTGGTGGGCGATGTCGCAACGGCGGACGAGATCGGCAGGCTGCCCTTCGTTTCCTCGCCGCGCAACCAGGTCCGCCGCGAGCTGGAGGAAGACGGCCTGCGGGCGCATGGCATCGTCGACAGGCGGATCATGCTGGAATTCGGGCATCCCGAGGCGATGAAGCAGGCCGTGCGCAGCGGTGCCGGTGTCGCCTTCGTCATGGAAACCTCGGTGCGCGACGAGCTGGAGCGGGGCTTGCTGCGCCATGTCCGCACACCGGGCCTGGATCTGCCCATCCCGGTCTTTCTCGTGCATCGACGCGGCAAGGGCTTCTCCGAGTTTCAGGCCAGGCTGATGGCGTTCGTGCGCGATGCCGTCGTCGCGGAGCGTCCGCCTGGCGATGGCGGCGTGACGAAGCCCCAATGA
- a CDS encoding hydantoinase/oxoprolinase family protein, whose protein sequence is MFLGVDIGGTFTDLVMLDGDGGLVTAKALSTPGELELGVFAAVAEAAAQRGMTGEELLAKVTAFGHGTTQATNAVIERDGARTGLLATRGFGDTLAIQRLMGFTAGVPVDRLGWYSRRRYPAPIVPRHLVRELRERVDHAGKILLPLDEDEVRKAVRELVAAGVETFAVALLWSFRNPEHEHRVGRVIREEAPGAFVSLSSEIAPVLGEYERTATAALNSYLAPKVVSYLDGIEQMLRKRGFKGAFSILNSAGGVMPVAEAARRPVTLVTSGPTGGVMGSIHLAKKLGYRNIITTDMGGTSFDVAIVVEGKPLMSTNHEAGGFHIATPMVEVRAIGAGGGSIARVVDGQLRIGPDSAGARPGPVCYGRGGTRPTVTDADVVLGIIDPDTFLGGKMKLDRAAAALAIEEQIAKPLGLSVEQAAAGMRRIVDAQMADTLREVTIGRGFDPRDFVIFAYGGAGPVHCAGYGVELGVPRMVVPVTSMAHSAYGALAADLQFSTERALLMRGGGGDRDASEGLDAARIQTAFGELEAECLDAMSRAGVEAADIRLVRSADLRYRRQTNDLIIPLDAGAVTASSLADLAARFEQTYEQTYGKGSAFREAGIELTTVRVEAFGKARRPEIALHAPTEAPAPGRRSIFEPVVGRRMDCAVHNWRDLPMGFTVEGPAVIEHPETSVFVAAGQVARLDAHSNITIEQRQESRDGRR, encoded by the coding sequence ATGTTCTTGGGTGTCGACATCGGCGGTACGTTCACCGACCTCGTCATGCTCGACGGGGATGGCGGCCTGGTCACGGCAAAGGCGCTGTCGACACCGGGCGAGCTCGAGCTCGGCGTCTTCGCCGCTGTTGCGGAGGCTGCGGCCCAGCGCGGGATGACCGGCGAGGAGCTGCTGGCGAAGGTCACGGCCTTCGGCCATGGGACGACGCAGGCCACGAACGCCGTCATCGAGCGGGACGGGGCACGGACGGGGCTCCTGGCCACCCGCGGTTTTGGCGATACGCTGGCGATCCAGCGCCTGATGGGCTTCACCGCCGGCGTGCCGGTGGATCGCCTGGGCTGGTATTCCCGCCGCCGATATCCCGCGCCCATCGTGCCGCGCCATCTCGTGCGTGAACTGCGCGAGCGCGTCGATCATGCCGGCAAGATCCTCCTGCCGCTCGATGAGGACGAGGTGCGCAAGGCCGTCCGCGAGCTCGTTGCCGCCGGCGTCGAGACCTTCGCCGTCGCCTTGCTGTGGTCCTTCCGCAATCCCGAGCACGAGCACCGGGTGGGGCGCGTCATCCGCGAGGAGGCGCCCGGCGCCTTCGTCAGCCTCTCCAGCGAGATCGCGCCGGTTCTCGGCGAGTACGAGCGCACGGCCACGGCGGCGCTCAATTCATACCTGGCGCCGAAGGTCGTCTCCTATCTCGACGGCATCGAGCAGATGCTTCGCAAGCGCGGCTTCAAGGGCGCGTTCTCGATCCTGAATTCGGCCGGCGGGGTCATGCCCGTGGCGGAAGCAGCCCGCCGGCCGGTCACTCTCGTCACCTCCGGGCCGACGGGCGGCGTGATGGGCTCCATCCATCTGGCCAAGAAGCTCGGCTACCGCAACATCATCACCACGGACATGGGCGGCACCTCGTTCGACGTCGCGATCGTGGTCGAGGGCAAGCCGCTGATGTCGACCAATCACGAGGCCGGCGGCTTCCACATCGCCACGCCGATGGTCGAGGTGCGGGCCATCGGTGCGGGCGGGGGATCGATTGCCCGTGTCGTCGATGGCCAGCTGCGCATCGGCCCGGACAGCGCCGGCGCCCGTCCCGGCCCGGTCTGCTACGGGCGCGGCGGCACCCGTCCCACGGTGACGGATGCCGACGTCGTCCTCGGCATCATCGATCCCGACACGTTCCTGGGCGGCAAGATGAAGCTCGACCGCGCGGCCGCGGCCCTGGCGATCGAGGAGCAGATCGCAAAGCCTCTGGGCCTTTCGGTGGAGCAAGCCGCGGCCGGCATGCGCCGCATCGTCGACGCGCAGATGGCCGACACGCTGCGGGAGGTGACGATCGGGCGCGGCTTCGATCCGCGCGATTTCGTCATCTTCGCCTATGGCGGGGCCGGCCCGGTCCATTGCGCCGGCTACGGCGTGGAGCTGGGAGTGCCCAGGATGGTGGTGCCGGTCACCTCCATGGCCCATTCCGCCTACGGTGCGCTGGCTGCCGACCTGCAGTTTTCCACCGAGCGGGCCTTGCTCATGCGCGGCGGCGGCGGGGACCGCGACGCCAGCGAAGGGCTCGATGCCGCCCGCATCCAGACCGCCTTCGGCGAGCTGGAGGCCGAGTGCCTGGACGCGATGAGCCGGGCCGGCGTTGAGGCCGCCGATATCCGTCTCGTGCGCAGCGCCGACCTGCGCTACCGGCGGCAGACCAACGACCTCATCATTCCCCTCGATGCCGGCGCCGTGACGGCGAGCTCGCTCGCCGATCTGGCGGCCCGCTTCGAGCAGACCTACGAGCAGACCTATGGGAAGGGCTCGGCTTTCCGCGAGGCCGGCATCGAGCTCACCACTGTGCGCGTCGAGGCATTCGGCAAGGCGCGGCGGCCGGAAATCGCCCTGCATGCCCCGACCGAGGCACCCGCGCCCGGCCGCCGTTCGATCTTCGAGCCCGTCGTCGGCCGCCGCATGGACTGCGCCGTCCACAACTGGCGCGACCTGCCGATGGGCTTCACCGTCGAGGGGCCGGCCGTCATCGAACACCCGGAAACCTCGGTCTTCGTGGCGGCTGGGCAGGTCGCCCGCCTCGATGCCCATTCCAACATCACCATCGAGCAACGCCAGGAGAGCCGTGATGGCCGCCGCTGA
- a CDS encoding hydantoinase B/oxoprolinase family protein: MAAAERSIDPITFEVVRNKLQAITEEQAITLKSVSGSPVVTEATDFNNGLYLADGSIVTMGPQVLFHTGTMSSVIRSINANFAENPGIREGDMFILNDPYRGAIHQPDVSIVAPVFHEGRHVAWAGSCAHQLDVGGMSFGSWAIGATEIQQEAMLLPGIRIVEGGVLRQDLWQMIMGMTRLPHMLGLDLKAMIAANNVAARRLVELMGRYGGETVETIMREEIASSERQMRQVLAALPDGVFRARDYIEHDGHQNALYQVCVTATKTGDRLTLDMTGTSPQAPGFINCTASGMRGAAMSGLLPILAPRIRWNEGILHAVDFVAPEGILCNATWPAPISSGTISTAWIVQNVVVAALSRLVAFSPDNRNEGQAVTKGHMMVMTLAGKDREGAPFGTFLLDSTAGGGGAFPDHDGLDGSGDYCVPRPAIANVEANEANGPFLYLFRSFVRDTGGPGRQRGGAGTALAIVPYGTPGLQAMMLGHGVEVPNATGQFGGLPGACGRNFRLSGAGSVERIVGLAGNLEEMLAAGVEELGPKPGRMPLTSHDILGYAFQGGGGYGDPLKRLPAAVRTDVLNGHVSLEAARAQFGVAIRDGEVDIAATERARDAMRIRRLGGRAPARRPGDGEMRLRRGRFACSCGCDLGAAGENWKDQARSYRVEPDAYGPHIRTHAELELREHVCPDCGSLLEAEVVRKGDPSLVTVLLEAGDGGEAGKAPSRRETATVAA; this comes from the coding sequence ATGGCCGCCGCTGAGAGGAGCATCGACCCGATCACCTTCGAGGTGGTGCGCAACAAGCTCCAGGCCATCACCGAGGAGCAGGCGATCACGCTGAAATCGGTCTCCGGCTCGCCGGTCGTCACCGAAGCCACCGATTTCAACAACGGTCTCTATCTTGCCGACGGCTCGATCGTCACCATGGGGCCGCAGGTCCTGTTCCACACCGGAACGATGTCCTCGGTCATCCGCTCGATCAACGCCAATTTCGCCGAGAATCCCGGCATCCGCGAGGGTGACATGTTCATCCTCAACGATCCCTATCGCGGCGCCATCCACCAGCCCGACGTCTCGATCGTCGCGCCGGTCTTCCACGAGGGACGCCATGTCGCCTGGGCGGGCTCCTGTGCCCACCAGCTCGACGTCGGCGGCATGAGCTTCGGATCCTGGGCGATCGGCGCCACCGAGATCCAGCAGGAGGCCATGCTGCTTCCCGGCATCAGGATCGTGGAAGGCGGCGTGCTGCGCCAGGACCTCTGGCAGATGATCATGGGCATGACGCGCCTGCCGCATATGCTCGGTCTCGACCTGAAGGCGATGATCGCGGCGAACAATGTCGCCGCCCGCCGGCTCGTCGAGCTCATGGGCCGGTACGGCGGCGAGACCGTCGAGACCATCATGCGAGAGGAGATCGCAAGCTCCGAGCGGCAGATGCGCCAGGTTCTCGCCGCCCTGCCGGACGGTGTGTTCCGCGCCAGGGACTATATCGAGCACGACGGCCATCAGAACGCGCTCTACCAGGTCTGCGTCACCGCCACCAAGACAGGCGACCGGCTCACCCTCGACATGACCGGCACCTCGCCGCAGGCGCCCGGCTTCATCAATTGCACGGCCTCGGGAATGCGCGGCGCCGCAATGTCCGGGCTGCTGCCGATCCTTGCGCCGCGCATCCGCTGGAACGAGGGGATCCTGCACGCCGTCGATTTCGTGGCGCCGGAAGGCATTCTCTGCAATGCGACCTGGCCGGCGCCGATCTCGTCCGGCACGATCTCGACGGCGTGGATCGTGCAGAACGTCGTCGTCGCAGCGCTTTCGCGCCTGGTCGCGTTCTCTCCCGACAACAGGAACGAGGGGCAGGCCGTCACCAAGGGCCACATGATGGTGATGACGCTTGCCGGCAAGGATCGGGAAGGCGCGCCGTTCGGCACCTTCCTGCTGGATTCGACCGCCGGCGGCGGCGGCGCCTTTCCCGATCACGACGGCCTCGACGGCTCGGGGGACTACTGCGTGCCCCGCCCGGCAATCGCCAATGTCGAGGCGAACGAGGCGAACGGCCCCTTCCTCTATCTCTTCCGCTCCTTCGTTCGCGACACGGGAGGGCCGGGGCGCCAGAGAGGCGGCGCGGGAACCGCATTGGCCATCGTGCCCTACGGCACCCCGGGATTGCAGGCCATGATGCTGGGCCACGGCGTCGAGGTCCCCAATGCGACCGGTCAGTTCGGCGGGCTTCCCGGAGCTTGCGGACGCAATTTCAGGCTGAGCGGCGCGGGTTCGGTGGAGCGCATCGTGGGCCTGGCCGGCAATCTCGAGGAGATGCTCGCGGCCGGGGTGGAGGAGCTCGGGCCGAAGCCCGGCCGGATGCCGCTGACCTCGCACGACATACTCGGCTATGCCTTCCAGGGCGGCGGCGGCTATGGCGATCCCCTGAAGCGGCTGCCTGCGGCCGTGCGGACCGACGTTCTGAACGGCCATGTCAGCCTCGAAGCTGCGCGTGCGCAGTTCGGCGTCGCGATCCGCGATGGCGAGGTCGATATCGCCGCGACCGAGCGGGCACGGGATGCGATGCGCATTCGCCGTCTCGGCGGGCGGGCGCCCGCCCGCCGTCCCGGCGATGGCGAGATGCGCCTTCGGCGGGGACGCTTCGCCTGCTCCTGCGGCTGCGATCTCGGTGCGGCCGGCGAGAACTGGAAGGACCAGGCTCGAAGCTATCGTGTCGAGCCCGACGCCTACGGCCCGCACATCCGCACCCATGCCGAGCTCGAACTGCGCGAGCATGTCTGCCCGGACTGCGGCTCGCTCCTCGAGGCCGAAGTGGTGCGCAAGGGCGATCCCTCTCTCGTCACGGTGCTGCTGGAGGCGGGGGACGGGGGCGAAGCGGGGAAGGCGCCCTCACGCCGAGAGACGGCAACGGTTGCGGCTTAG
- a CDS encoding SDR family NAD(P)-dependent oxidoreductase: MQRYPEKGAVIVTGAAQGIGRRLALTLVAEGVDVLIADWNAEKGEAVAREETPGTGRRLFVRTDVASEDSCREAADRASEAFGGVFGLVNNASIFSTLKMRPFWEIPGDEWDRVQAINLKGVFNMTRAAREALVGSGEASIVNIASSTLLFGRPNYAHYVSSKAGVMGLSRAMARELGDHGVRVNTLTPGPTFTEVERATVTPEQKAAMIQQQCLKRAGGPDDIADAIAFLLSRQARWITGQLLNVDGGMITH; encoded by the coding sequence ATGCAACGCTATCCCGAAAAAGGCGCCGTGATCGTCACGGGCGCGGCGCAGGGCATCGGGCGCCGCCTGGCGCTCACGCTCGTTGCCGAAGGGGTCGATGTCCTGATTGCGGACTGGAACGCCGAAAAGGGCGAGGCCGTGGCCCGCGAGGAGACGCCGGGAACCGGCAGGCGACTGTTCGTGCGCACGGACGTGGCCAGCGAGGATAGCTGCCGCGAGGCCGCCGACCGGGCGTCGGAAGCCTTCGGCGGCGTTTTCGGCCTCGTCAACAATGCCTCGATCTTCTCCACGCTGAAGATGAGGCCGTTCTGGGAAATCCCGGGAGACGAGTGGGACCGGGTCCAGGCCATCAACCTGAAGGGGGTCTTCAACATGACCCGCGCGGCCCGCGAGGCGCTGGTCGGATCGGGGGAGGCCTCGATCGTCAACATTGCCTCTTCGACCCTGCTCTTCGGCAGGCCGAACTATGCGCATTACGTATCGTCCAAGGCCGGCGTGATGGGGCTGTCGCGAGCCATGGCGCGAGAGCTGGGCGATCACGGCGTGCGCGTCAACACGCTGACCCCGGGGCCGACCTTCACCGAAGTCGAGCGGGCGACCGTCACGCCGGAGCAGAAGGCGGCGATGATCCAGCAGCAATGCCTCAAGCGTGCCGGCGGCCCGGACGACATCGCCGATGCGATCGCCTTCCTGCTGTCGCGGCAGGCCCGCTGGATCACCGGCCAGCTCCTCAATGTCGACGGCGGCATGATCACCCATTGA